Part of the Sphingobium lignivorans genome is shown below.
CTTCCCTCTGCTCTGGAGGCGACCGGCCGACCGACCGCGGCACCGTGCCCGAATGCCGCCTTATTCGCTTGCCATAGGACTGCCGGACGGGGCATGCCCCCGCGCAACGAACCGCTTCAGGAAGAAAGCCAGCACTCATGTCGGATCGCCAGGACATTTTCGGGCAGGTCGCCGCGCAGATCGAGCCTTTCAACAAGAAGGGCGTGGCACTGGACGAAACCACCACCTTTGCCGGGGACCTTGAGTGGGACAGCCTCACGGTCATGGATTTCGTGGCCGCCGTCGAGGATGAATTCGACATCATCATCACGATGAACATGCAGGCCGAGATCGAGACCGTAGGCCAGCTCGTCGATGCTGTCATGAAGCTCCGGGCGGAGGGCTGAGCGATGACCGGGCTGACCGATGACAAGGCTGCAACCATGCGCGTGGCCGATGGCGACAGGGATCTGTTCTCGAAGTTCGACGCGCTGATCGCCGAACGCGAAGCGCTGCTGGCCACCGGTGTGCGCGATCCGTTCGCGATCGTGATGGACCAGGTGCTCTCGCCCACGCGCGCGATCATCAAGGGCAAGGAGACGATCCTGCTCGGCACCTATAACTACATGGGCATGACCTTCGATCCGGATGTGGTCGCGGCGGGCAAGCAGGCGCTCGACGAATATGGCGCCGGCACGACCGGCTCGCGCGTGCTCAACGGCACCTACCAGGGTCACAAGGCCTGCGAAGACGCGCTCAAGGATTTCTACGGCACCAAGCATGCCATGGTGTTCTCGACCGGCTATCAGGCCAATCTCGGCATGATCTCGACGATCGCAGGCAAGGGCGATTACGTCATCCTCGATGCGGACAGCCATGCCAGCATCTATGACGGCTGCTATCTCGGCAATGCCGAGATCGTGCGTTTCCGCCACAACAGCGTGGAGGATCTCGACAAGCGGCTCGGCCGCCTGCCCGCCGAAGCGCAGAAGCTGGTGGTGCTCGAAGGCGTCTATTCGATGCTCGGCGACGTGGCGCCGCTTCCCGAGATGGTCGCGGCCGTGCGCAAGCATCCCAATTGCATGATCCTCGTGGACGAGGCGCATGGCATGGGCTTCTTCGGTCCGAACGGCCGGGGAGTCTATGAGGAGCAGGGTGTCGAGAAGGAGATCGACTTCGTGGTCGGCACCTTCTCGAAGTCCGTCGGCACCGTGGGCGGGTTCTGCGTGTCGGATCACCCCAAGTTCGAGGTCATGCGGCTTGTCTGCCGGCCCTATGTGTTCACCGCCTCGCTGCCGCCCAGCGTGGTCGCAACGGCCGCGACGTCGATCCGCAAGCTCATGCATGCAAGCGAGAAGCGCGCCCATCTGTGGGAAAACAGCAGGCGGCTGCACCAGGGCCTGCGGGACATGGGCTTCCGCCTCGGCACGGAAACGCCGCAGTCCGCGATCATCGCCGTCATCCTGACCGACCAGACGCAGGCGGTCGCAATGTGGCAGGCGCTGCTGGAGCTTGGCCTCTACGTCAACATGGCACGCCCCCCGGCGACGCCTGCGGGTACGTTTCTTCTCCGCTGTTCGCTGTGCGCCGAGCACTCGAGCGAGCAGGTCGGGGAAATCCTCGAAATGTTCAGGCAGGCGGGGCGGCAGACCGGGGCCATCGCGGCCTGAGGCGCGATCTCGGGCTCGTTCGCGAAAAAGGCTCCCCAGCCACGCTCTCCTGGTCTAACCTGGGTTAGAGATGACAGAGGACGCAGAAGGCCTCGACGACAGCGTCGATGAGCTGCCTCGCTGGCGGCGGTGGGTGCCTTTTGTGCTTGCCGTGGTCTTCGCGATCGCGCTGGGCTGCCTCATCTATCTCGCCGGCCATGCGGCCGACCTGCGCGACCGGGCCATCGCGCTGCAGCGCCACAGCTACCAGGTCATGCTTCAGGCCAAGACGGTCGAAGCCCGGATCGGCAGCGCCGAGACGCTGCTGGCCCGCTACGTCATCAGCCATGATGCGGCGGTTGGCCGGCAGTTTCAGGACGAGTGGGGCACCGCCATGCGCGAGCTGGTGGCCCTGGAGCGCTCCACACGTGGCAACGCGCGCCAGAGCGCGGCCGTAGCGCGATTGCGCGCGGCGATGACCGATCGCGGATCGACCCTGACCGAGATCGCATTGCGGGTCCGCTATCAGCAGTCGCTCGGCGCGCTGGGGCAGCTGGAGGCAACCCGCAAGGAAGCATCGGTCCGCACCATCGCCGATGCGCTCAAGACGATCGCCGATCTCGCGGAGGCCGAGCGCGCGCGTCACAATGTTCAAGTCGACCAGTCGCAGTCGCGCGTGAACCGCCTCAACGACAGCTACAGCGTGATCGGGCTGGGCCTGTTCCTCGCGGCGATCGGGGCGCTCTGGTTTGCCAACGCCGCGCTCAATGAGCGGCGTTATGCGCGTCGCCTTGCCGCCGCCGAAGCGGCCCGCGTCGATAATCTTGAAGCGGCAGTTCTCCAGCGGACAGAAGAGCTGCGCGAGGCCAATGCCAAGCTCTACCGGGAAATGGAGGAGCGCATACAGGCCGAGCAGAGCCTGCGCCAGCTTCAGAAAATGGAAGCTCTCGGCAAGCTCACTGGCGGCATCGCGCATGATTTCAACAATATGCTCGCGGTCGTCGTCGGCGGGATCGATGTCGCCCGGCGGCAGATGGGCAAGGATCCGGAAAAGGCGATCACGCATCTGGACAGCGCGATCGAGGGCGCCAACCATGCCGCGGCTCTGATCGAGCGCTTGCTTGCCTTCGCCCGCGCGGAACCCCTGCTTCCCGATCAGGTGGACATCGACAGGCTGATCGCGGGAATGGAAGACCTGCTCGCGCGTGCCATCGGCGGCGGCGTTCGGGTCGAGCTCGCGCTCGATGCCGGGGACTGGCCTGTCTGGGTGGACCGGGCCCAGCTGGAAAGTGCGCTCGTCAACATGGCGATCAATGCGCGCGACGCCATGGACGGGCGCGGCACGCTGACGATCGCGACCGAACGCCTCACGCTGAAGGAGCAGGAGATCGGCCAGTGCACGGCGGGCGATCATGTCTGCCTCAGCGTGACCGACACCGGCACGGGCATGACCCCGGACGTGCTGGAGCGGATATTCGAGCCGTTTTTCACGACCAAGGCGATCGGTAAGGGCACCGGGCTGGGCATGAGCCAGATATTCGGCTTCGTCAGTCAGTGCAGGGGCGCGATCGACATTCGCAGCGCGCCGGGAGAAGGCACCTGCGTCCGGCTCCTGCTGCCCCGCCTGGCGGAGGGCCAGGGGTTCGGGGCGACATCGCCGAGCGTCGGAGCGTTCGCGCCAGCCGATGCGGCGGGTCCGGCCGGAGGCGGGCTGACCATCCTTGTCGTCGAGGATGATCCGCGCGTGCTGCGGTCCACGCTCGCCGCGCTTGCCGCGCTCGGCCATGCGAGCCTGCCCTGCGACCATCCAGGCAAAGCGGCAGAGCTTCTGGAAGCGCATCCAGACATCGATCTCATCCTGTCGGACGTTCTGATGCCCGACATGTCGGGGCCCGAAATGATCGAGACGCTGGGCGCCGTCCTGGCCCAACGGCCAGTGATCTTCGTCACCGGCTTTGCCGGCGACAAAGGCATGACCGCGCAGCTTGCGGGCTTCCCCATTCTCCGGAAGCCGTTCACCGTGGCTCAGCTTGCGCAAGCCATAGCCGATGCGGCGGCGTCTCCTCACGATGGCAAGGCAGCAGCCTAGGATTGATGTGAAATCACCGATTGTCGGCAACAGGGCTGGGCCGCGCACTTTCCTCCCGGAACGGGGGAGTGGTTGCGCGCCTTGCCGGCGCGATCCGTCGCGTCGAACCGCCCTGTGGGCCTTTTACGCGGCATTCGGAGGTTGCGACCTTGCCGGAAGCGCCTTACGGCCAAGGGCCATGTCCGCAGGCCCGCTGGACGAAACAAGAAGGTTTCTGCGAGACTGCCCATGCTGACCGCACTGGATCGCTACATGGCGCGGTTGATCGCCGTCCCGCTGATCGCGAGCCTGATGATCGCCGCCATGCTGCTCGTGCTGGACAGGATGCAGCGGCTGTTCGTCTTCGTCGCGACGGAGGGCGGGCCGGTCAGCGTGGTCTGGCGGATGCTGGCCAATCTCCTGCCGGAATATCTTGGGCTCGGTATTCCCATCGGCCTCATGCTCGGCATCCTGCTCGCCTTCCGGCGTCTTGCCCTGTCTTCGGAGCTGGACATCCTGCGCGGGGTGGGCCTGTCCTACACCCGCCTCCTCAAAGTGCCGTACATGTACGCCATCGTGCTGGCGGTTCTCAATCTGGCCATTGTCGGCTTCATTCAGCCGCACAGCAAATATGCCTATGAACGCCTGCGGTTCGAGTTGCGCTCCGGCGCGCTTGGCGCTTCCATCAAGGTCGGCGAGTTCAATAATCTGGGGGACGGCTTCACGATCCGCATCGAGCAGAGCGCGGAGGAGGGCAGGCGGCTCACCGGCATTTTCGCGCGGATGCAGAGCGGGAGCGGGCAGTCGCTCGCGGTCACGGCCGCGCGCGGGCAGTTTCTCGCGACGGATGACCCGGATACGATCATCCTGCGCCTGACCGAAGGGGTTCTGGTTCACGATTCGCCGAGCTACAATGAGCCGCGAATCCTGTCCTTCTCATCGCACGACCTGCCGATAGACCTGCCGAAGATCGAGCAGTTCCGCACGCGTGGAGACGGTGACGTGGAGCTGAGCCTGCCGGAGTTGTTCAAGGCAGGCCTTTCCAGCGCCAATACACCCCTCGACCGGGCCAAGGCCTGGTCCAATTTCAATTTCCGGGTGGTGGAAGTGGCGATGATGCTGCTGCTGCCCCTTGCGGCTGTCGCTTTTGCGATTCCACCTAAGCGGTCCACGTCGGCGCTTGGCGTCTTCCTGTCGATCGTCTTCATCGTGACTTATCACAAGATCAACCAGTATGCGGAATCCGTGGGCGCGTTGGGCCGGCTCGATCCCTTCCTCGCACTCTGGGGACCCTTTCTCGTCTTCGCCGGCATCATCGGCTGGATGTATTATCAGACGGCTTATGTGCCCGGCGGCCAGCCCATCGGTGCCCTCGAGCGTCAGTTCGCCAAGCTGCTCGGCCTGTTCAAGGCCCTCTTCAAGCGGATAGGCAATCGCCGGTACCGCAAGGCGCACGAGAGTTGACGCCATGTTCCTGAACTTCTTCCCCTCGCGCACGCTCGCCATCTATCTTGTCCGCACCTTCCTGTGGCGATGCTTCGCCATGCTGGCGATGCTGGTGCTCGTCCTGCAGATGCTCGATCTGTTGAGCGAGGCGGGCGCGGTGCTGGCCTATCCGGGCAATGGCGACGCGGAATTATGGCGTTATGTCAGCTTGCGCGCGCCGCAGATCATTTCGCGCTTCCTGCCCTTTTCGGTGCTTCTCGGCACGATCATCATGCTTACCACGCTCAACGCCAACAGCGAGGTGGTGGCCATGAAATCCGGCGGCCTCTCGGCGCACCAGATTCTCGCGCCGCTCATGCTGGCGAGCCTGGGTGTCGCCGCCATCAGCTTCGTGTTCAACGAGCGGGTCGTGGTGCGGGCCACCGCAACGCTGACCGCGTGGGAGCATGCGAAGTTCGGCCCGATTCCGGCAGATCGCGGCATCAAGTCCAACATCTGGGTTCGCGACGGCGAGGATCTGATGCGCGCCGGCACCATCACCGGCCGCGGCCGCGCCGTGCGGCTCCAGGACATCGACATCTATGATAGACACGGAGACAAGCTGATTTCCGTCATGAATGCCAAGCGCGGCGCCTACACCGGATCGGGCTGGCGGCTGGAGGACGTGCGCGTTTTTGACGTCGTGCGCGGCACCAGCCACGACGTGGCGACGATGACGGTGGGCAAGGACATCACGCCGGATCAGTTCACACTTTCCTCCGTCGATGCCGACGGCCTCTCCTTCTTGGAACTGCGCGAGTCGATCGACACCCTGCGGGAAGCGGGGCGGCCGGTGACTTCGCTGGAAGGCTCGCTCTGGCACAAGATCACCGGCCCGCTGTCCGCGCTGCTCATGCCGCTGCTGGGCTCGGTCGCGGCGTTCGGCATCGCACGATCGGGCAAGCTGTTCGTGCGCGCGGTCATCGGCATGGCGCTCGGCTTCGCTTTCTTCGTCGCCGATAATTTCGCGCTCTCGATGGGCAATCTGGGCGTCTATCCGCCGATGCTCGCCGCCTGGGCGCCCTTCCTGCTGTTCCTCTTCGTCGGCGAGGCGGTGCTCATCACGACTGAGGAATAGCCCCCCGGGCGGGGGCTGACGGCACTCAAGCGGCCCCGCCGGGTTTCCGGCATGACAGATGGAAGGCTTCGCCCCGCCTTCGGCATCCTCCCTCATCCCAGGGCGTTTTCACTCCACTGGGATAGAGGCTGGAGCCTGTCAACGCAGGCTCAGGCATCGCGCAGGGTGCCTCGAGGCGCGCCTTTGGACCGGGGGTGCGGGGAAAGCTTTACCCGGCCCGCATGGTGCTGCGCGCGATCTTCGCAACCAGCGGTGCCATGCCGCCATAGCTTGCCTTGCCATAGGTCGAGCCGTCGCCAAGATGCGCGACGAGGCGGCGATGCGTCTCGCCGAGCGAATGATAAGGCATGCTCGGCAGCAGGTGGTGAAGGGCGTGATAGCGCAGGCCCACCGGTGCCCAGAGCGCGGCCAGCGGCGCGGGCGGCGGCACGTTGACCGAATCGAGGAACTGCCCCGTCACCGTCATCGGCTCGCCTTCATTCTCCCAGAGATGGGCGACCAGCGTGCGAAGCTGATTGACCACGGCCACGCACGCGAAGATGACCATTCCGGTCAGCAGCGGGCGCCATCCGAGCAGGAAGATGCTGGCGACCAGCGTGATGGCCCACAGGCTCGCGCCGGCTTCCTGCCAGGCCCACATGCGGGCGAAATCGCCCTCCGGGGCGCGCCGGCGATAGGCCGGGTTGATCGACAGGGCCGAATAGCGCTCCACCACGATCCGCCGCAGCGGCGGAATGATGACGCTCAGCGGCGTCAACACCGCGAAGCGGAAGATCAGTGCCAGCGGCGCAAGCATCGCCGCGATGATGAAAAGGGGCAGCGACCATGGCTTCATCAGTGCGAGCGGCAGATATTCAGGATCGTCCGCCGTCCCATAGCGCGTCTTGGCATGATGTTGGGTATGCACGCCTTCATACATGAAGGATGGCACGAGCAGCGGAATGCCGACCATCAGGTTCCACGCCAGCCGGAAACCGGGGAGCGCGCCCTTGCGGATATGCGTCAGCTCATGGATGAAGCCGACCGCACGGTAAAGCGCGAGCGCGGCGATCACCCCGCCGAGCACGACCGCCCAGCGCTGATCGGCGAGAATCGCGACCGCAAGGCCGGCATAGCCAGCGAAGGCCGAAGCGAGGAAGTCGGGCCAGTAGATGGCAGCGCGGGCGGTGCCCAGGTCGCGCGTGAGCTCCACCGCGGCACGCAGCATGGCACTGTCTTCCGGCGTTCTGGCCAATCCCCCGGCAGAGAGCGGGGAAGATGCGGCGTTGCGAGCGTCCATTCTGTTGTCCATTGCGGTCATGACGTCTTCCTATAGGGCAAATGCGAGCAGATCATGGCAGCAATGTGGTTCGTTCCGTCCCGGGCTGGAGAGGTTCGTCCGGCGCGGGTTGACAAGTCGTCCGCCAGCCCCTCTGTGCTGATCCTTTCAGATTGAGCGTCCGATGCGGGCGCAGGACAAGGGCACGGCCGTGGCGAATGCCGATCTAGTCATCACACCCGTCTCGGGCAAGGCGGACCTTAAAGATTTCATCGATCTTCCATGGGCGATCTATGCCGATGATCCCAATTGGGTGCCGCCGCTCAAGGATGAAGTGCGCAAGCTGCTGACGCCGGGCCACAACCCCTTCCACGAGCATGCGGAGCATTGCTATTTCCTCGCCCGCCGGGGCCGGGAAGTGACCGGGCGCATCAGCGCGCATATCGATCATCTCGCCCTGTCCATGCCGCCTGAGCAGGGCATGGGGCCGGGTACCGGCAATTTCGGACTGTTCGAGGCGAAGGATGCCGCGAGCGCGGCCGCACTGATCGGCGCGGCGGAAGGCTGGCTGCGCGCGCAGGGCATGTCCCGCGTGCTCGGGCCGATTTCCCTTTCCATCTGGGAAGAGCCGGGGCTGCTTGTGAAAGGCTTCGATCATCCTCCCACGGTGATGATGGGCCACGCCAGGCCGGTCTATCAGGAGTGGATCCAGGCCGCCGGCTACACGCCCGCCAAGACGCTCAACACGTTCGAGCTGGACATCACCCAGGATTTTCCGCCGCTCATCCAGCGCATCGTCCAGTCCGGGGAGCGCAACGAGCGCATCAATATTCGCAAGGTCGACAAGTCGCGCTTCGATTCGGAAGCGGCCATCATCCTTTCGATTCTCAACGACGCCTGGGACCGGAACTGGGGCTTCGTGCCGATCACCGACCATGAGGTCGCCCATTTCGGCAAGGAACTGAAGCCGATCGTCCGGGAGGATCTCATCCGCATCGCGGAGCTGGACGGCGAGCCCGTCGCTTTCATGATGACCCTGCCCGATCTCAACGAGGCGCTGGCGCCGCTCAACGGCTCGCTGTTGCCCTTCGGTTGGGCGAAGCTGCTCTGGTGGCTGCGCCGGCCGCGGTGCCGCACGATGCGCGTGCCGCTGATGGGCGTGGTCCAGCGCCTGCAATCATCGCGCATGGCAAGCCAGCTCGCCTTCATGATGATCGAATATATCCGCCGCGACGCTGTCGTCGAATATGGATCGAGCCGGGGCGAGATCGGCTGGATTCTGGACGACAATCAGGGAATGGTGGCCATCGCCGAGGCGATCGACAGCCGCATCAACAAGAGCTACGTGATCTACGAGAAGCCACTGGGCTGACGGGCGCAGGAGCGGCCCGGTCTGCCGGACCCGTTCACGACGCTTGAGGGGGCCAGCTTGCTCCCCCGGGTTGCCTTGTGCCGGGGGCTGCCTTGCGCCGGAGGGTGCAGGCAGCGTAGGGATGCCGGTCTCATCAGGGAGTGCCGCGATGCTCAAGCGACTGACGCCGTCCATTTTCGTCTCGCCCCAGATCGATGTCGGGACCGTCGAGGAAGCCAGGGCGCTGGGTGTCACGCTCATCGTCAACAACCGGCCGGAAGGCGAATCGCCCGACCAGACGCCGGGTGCGCAGATCGAAGCCGCGGCGCAGGCGGCCGGCATGGACTATGTGGCCATTCCCGTGTCGCACAGCGGCTTCGCGCCCTGGCAGCTCGATGCGCTGGATGAGGCGCTGGGCGCCAGCGGCGAGGGCAAGGTGCTTTGCTACTGCCGGTCAGGCACGCGCAGCACGCTGCTCTGGGCCCTTGCCCGGGCGCGGGCCGGCGATGAGCCCGATGCGATCGCGGCGATGGCTCTGGACGCCGGCTATGATGTGACGCCGATCCGCGAGATGATGCACGCGCTGGCGGCCGGCACCATCTGACCTCCGCACACCGGCGGAATCAGCACGAAGTCCCGCAGTCCCGAGGGGTCTGTCGAACGGCGCCTGTGCGCACGTCGATTGAGGCAGGGTGCGCGAGGATGGTCTTCCCCACGCTCTTCGTGGATCTCAGCAGGATGCCGGCCTGCCGCGCCGGGCTCAGAGCGTGGCGCGCAGGGCGGGCCAGAGCAGCATCGCGATGCCGATGATGCTGACACCGAAGGCCAGCGTGCGGACCACGGG
Proteins encoded:
- a CDS encoding acyl carrier protein, coding for MSDRQDIFGQVAAQIEPFNKKGVALDETTTFAGDLEWDSLTVMDFVAAVEDEFDIIITMNMQAEIETVGQLVDAVMKLRAEG
- the spt gene encoding serine palmitoyltransferase, whose amino-acid sequence is MTGLTDDKAATMRVADGDRDLFSKFDALIAEREALLATGVRDPFAIVMDQVLSPTRAIIKGKETILLGTYNYMGMTFDPDVVAAGKQALDEYGAGTTGSRVLNGTYQGHKACEDALKDFYGTKHAMVFSTGYQANLGMISTIAGKGDYVILDADSHASIYDGCYLGNAEIVRFRHNSVEDLDKRLGRLPAEAQKLVVLEGVYSMLGDVAPLPEMVAAVRKHPNCMILVDEAHGMGFFGPNGRGVYEEQGVEKEIDFVVGTFSKSVGTVGGFCVSDHPKFEVMRLVCRPYVFTASLPPSVVATAATSIRKLMHASEKRAHLWENSRRLHQGLRDMGFRLGTETPQSAIIAVILTDQTQAVAMWQALLELGLYVNMARPPATPAGTFLLRCSLCAEHSSEQVGEILEMFRQAGRQTGAIAA
- a CDS encoding ATP-binding protein codes for the protein MTEDAEGLDDSVDELPRWRRWVPFVLAVVFAIALGCLIYLAGHAADLRDRAIALQRHSYQVMLQAKTVEARIGSAETLLARYVISHDAAVGRQFQDEWGTAMRELVALERSTRGNARQSAAVARLRAAMTDRGSTLTEIALRVRYQQSLGALGQLEATRKEASVRTIADALKTIADLAEAERARHNVQVDQSQSRVNRLNDSYSVIGLGLFLAAIGALWFANAALNERRYARRLAAAEAARVDNLEAAVLQRTEELREANAKLYREMEERIQAEQSLRQLQKMEALGKLTGGIAHDFNNMLAVVVGGIDVARRQMGKDPEKAITHLDSAIEGANHAAALIERLLAFARAEPLLPDQVDIDRLIAGMEDLLARAIGGGVRVELALDAGDWPVWVDRAQLESALVNMAINARDAMDGRGTLTIATERLTLKEQEIGQCTAGDHVCLSVTDTGTGMTPDVLERIFEPFFTTKAIGKGTGLGMSQIFGFVSQCRGAIDIRSAPGEGTCVRLLLPRLAEGQGFGATSPSVGAFAPADAAGPAGGGLTILVVEDDPRVLRSTLAALAALGHASLPCDHPGKAAELLEAHPDIDLILSDVLMPDMSGPEMIETLGAVLAQRPVIFVTGFAGDKGMTAQLAGFPILRKPFTVAQLAQAIADAAASPHDGKAAA
- a CDS encoding LptF/LptG family permease — translated: MLTALDRYMARLIAVPLIASLMIAAMLLVLDRMQRLFVFVATEGGPVSVVWRMLANLLPEYLGLGIPIGLMLGILLAFRRLALSSELDILRGVGLSYTRLLKVPYMYAIVLAVLNLAIVGFIQPHSKYAYERLRFELRSGALGASIKVGEFNNLGDGFTIRIEQSAEEGRRLTGIFARMQSGSGQSLAVTAARGQFLATDDPDTIILRLTEGVLVHDSPSYNEPRILSFSSHDLPIDLPKIEQFRTRGDGDVELSLPELFKAGLSSANTPLDRAKAWSNFNFRVVEVAMMLLLPLAAVAFAIPPKRSTSALGVFLSIVFIVTYHKINQYAESVGALGRLDPFLALWGPFLVFAGIIGWMYYQTAYVPGGQPIGALERQFAKLLGLFKALFKRIGNRRYRKAHES
- the lptG gene encoding LPS export ABC transporter permease LptG yields the protein MFLNFFPSRTLAIYLVRTFLWRCFAMLAMLVLVLQMLDLLSEAGAVLAYPGNGDAELWRYVSLRAPQIISRFLPFSVLLGTIIMLTTLNANSEVVAMKSGGLSAHQILAPLMLASLGVAAISFVFNERVVVRATATLTAWEHAKFGPIPADRGIKSNIWVRDGEDLMRAGTITGRGRAVRLQDIDIYDRHGDKLISVMNAKRGAYTGSGWRLEDVRVFDVVRGTSHDVATMTVGKDITPDQFTLSSVDADGLSFLELRESIDTLREAGRPVTSLEGSLWHKITGPLSALLMPLLGSVAAFGIARSGKLFVRAVIGMALGFAFFVADNFALSMGNLGVYPPMLAAWAPFLLFLFVGEAVLITTEE
- a CDS encoding fatty acid desaturase family protein codes for the protein MDARNAASSPLSAGGLARTPEDSAMLRAAVELTRDLGTARAAIYWPDFLASAFAGYAGLAVAILADQRWAVVLGGVIAALALYRAVGFIHELTHIRKGALPGFRLAWNLMVGIPLLVPSFMYEGVHTQHHAKTRYGTADDPEYLPLALMKPWSLPLFIIAAMLAPLALIFRFAVLTPLSVIIPPLRRIVVERYSALSINPAYRRRAPEGDFARMWAWQEAGASLWAITLVASIFLLGWRPLLTGMVIFACVAVVNQLRTLVAHLWENEGEPMTVTGQFLDSVNVPPPAPLAALWAPVGLRYHALHHLLPSMPYHSLGETHRRLVAHLGDGSTYGKASYGGMAPLVAKIARSTMRAG
- a CDS encoding TIGR01244 family sulfur transferase, whose amino-acid sequence is MLKRLTPSIFVSPQIDVGTVEEARALGVTLIVNNRPEGESPDQTPGAQIEAAAQAAGMDYVAIPVSHSGFAPWQLDALDEALGASGEGKVLCYCRSGTRSTLLWALARARAGDEPDAIAAMALDAGYDVTPIREMMHALAAGTI